Part of the Ignavibacterium album JCM 16511 genome, GATATTCTTTCTTGACTTTGAGGCACCTGTTGTAGAATAGCGATTGTGTCCGATTGCTGAATTACCCGACAGCAATGAATTCAGAGATTCAGAATCTGCAAATACCTCAGAAACTAAACCTTCACCTTTAAGAATATTAAAGTGTGCTCTTCCACCACCGTTGAATGAGCGTGACACAATACCGCATGCTTCCTGACCACGATGTTGAAGAGCGTGTAAGCCATAATAAGTTTGAAGTGAGGCGCAGGGATGTCCGTAAATTCCAAAAATACCGCAATATGAAATTGGTTTATCGTATTCGTAATTCATAAATTATTTAATTCATTTAAAGTTTGAAAATCTTCTCAATCAAAGTTAACCATAACTCAAAATTTTATGAAATTCTTAAGAAAATTCATGAAAAATTTAGTTACTTTAATAGCCATATTTTAAGGAATGATTAAGAAGACGAAAAAATCAATCGAAGATTTTTAGTTGTAGGAGTTAATAAAAATGGAGGCAAGATTGGACAAAAAGTTCTTTACAAAAATCTTTATCAAATTCCTGTTAAAGTTGATGCAGTTGTAACAGTAGTTCCACCTGTTGAGACTGAAAAAGTTGTAAATGATTTAATTAAACTATTATAAGACCGACTTGGATGCAGCAAGGTTCAGAATATAAAACTGCTATTTACCATTGTAAAAAAAACGGAATAAATGTAATTGCAGGAGAATGTATAATGATGTTTGCTGAACCCGTAAAATCAATCCATTCCTTTCAAAGATGGATTAATAAATTAGTTGGAAAATATCCGAACTAATCTTTAAGAAAATCATCTATCGATTTTCTCACTTTATCAATTTCACAAGTTACTGCCAGATGACCGCAGTTATTATCTAATATTAGTGTTCTGCACCCAGTCATATCGGCAAGCTGATATGAATAAGTTGGATTTACCATCATATCTCTTTTTGAAATTATCATAAATAACTTACTTCTAATCTGATTGGCAGCTTTATTTAAATCGCCTTCGAAATCTTTACTTATATCAAATTTTAAAATCGCTTTGATTTGTGAAAGATAATTATCTATTGTAAAAATTTTATCCGGCTCTTTGTTAAATGAGTTAAGATATTCATCAAACTTTTCGGGTTTTATATTCTCGGCAATGTAGTCGGAGGTTCTTGAATACAGTGCTGTCATCATATCACTAAGAGTCTTGATTTCCCTTTCCGAAGATTTATTCTTTCGCAAAGTTTCTATTAATTTTATTTGTGTATTTATCCATAACATATCGTAAGATGAAAGTTTTGGTGAAGGAACATAAGCAATAATTTTCTTCGCAAAATCCGGATAAGTTACTGACCATTGAAGTGCCTGCATACTTCCCATTGAACCGCCAATTATGGCAAAAACTTTTTTTAGATTGAAATGATTTTTGAGAAAAGTATATTGAGCATTAATCATATCCTTAATAGTTATTTCAGGAAACTTAGCAGGATAATTCGATGGTGAGGATGATACTCCGTTTCCCAAAGCATCAACAGCAATGATAAAGTATCTCGTTGTGTCAATAAACTGATATTTTCGGATAAGTCTTCCAATTGCCTCTGAATTACCACCGAACCAGGTACAGTATAAAATTATATTAGATGAATCAGAATTAACTGTTCCGAATGTTCTGAAACCGAGTTTACAATCTTTTATTGTTTCATTTGATTCGGTGAGAAAGTCTCCTATAATCTTATACTTTTGTTCCGAATCATCTAATATTGATTGGCTAAAAATTAAAGAAGTTGATTGAATAAGCAGAACTGAGAGAATGATTAATTTCTTCATAAGTTCTCCATAATTAAAAGACCCTCTTTGATGAGGGTCGAATTACTGTCGGAACGGCGGGATTTGAACCCGCGACCACCTGAACCCCATTCAGGTACGCTACCGGGCTGCGCCACGTTCCGATTTTTATAATTTTGCTAAGAAAAATTCGAGTAAATTTTTTAATTCTTCAAGGTCTTTTTTTAATACTTGTTTATCTCTTGTCCCCGGATTTACTTCTTCAACTTTAGATTTGACAACTTCAGTTTCAATTGTCTGCGGCTGTTCTTCAGTTAGTTTTTCTGAGGAATAATTTTCTAAAATTTTCTTTGCACCTTCTATGGTATATTTTCTTTCACGTAAAAGATTTTTTATGTAAAGAATTAGTTGAATATCCTTATTTGTATAAATTCTGTTGCCTGCTCTGTTTTTTTGTGGTTTCAATTGTTCAAATTCCGTTTCCCAATATCTGAGAATATATTGCTCGATTCCGGTAAGTTTACTTACTTCACTAATCGAATAATATAATTTTTTAATTGATAAATCTTTCATAGAAGTTTAAGTTTATTACTGAAGTGAAAATAAGTAATCTCTTGTAAAAGCACAATATATCTTCATTAAGAAAAGTAGTAGCTTAAAAGATTCAGATTAGGTATATGATCTTTCGGAATTCAACCTTTTGACGGCAATTACTGCTAAATAATATCCAAGGTCTTTCAATCCGGAAATATAACCATCACAACTTGAGGCAGTTAATAAATTTTGTCTGAAGTCTTCTCTTTGAGCCAGATTAGATAAATGAACTTCAATCTTTGGAATTTTGCAAATTTCCAATGCATCTTTAATTGCTACAGAAGTATGAGCATATCCTCCTGGATTTATTATCAATCCATCATAAATTTTTGAAGCTTCGTGAATTTTATCAATAAGTTCACCCTCGGAATTCGACTGGAAGTATGAAAAAATAACATCCTGAAATTCTTTTTTAAGTTCTTCAAGAATGATATTAAAATCTTTTCCACCATAATTTGATTTATCTCTTTGAGCAATCAGGTTTAAGTTAGGACCATTTAATATCAGTATTTTCATGAGCTCTCTGTCATTTCATCAATAATTTCTCTTAATCTTGGATTAATGTAAATGTCATCAATTCCTAATTCCTTTAAAGCAGTAGCTAAGATTGCTGCTTTCCTCTGTGTGTTAGCAAATTTATTTATTACAATTATCTTATTCTCTTTAACAATACAGAAACCACCTTTAAAGTCCCCTTTCTCAAATCTGACGGAGACACCAAGCTGAGAAGCGACTTGCTTTAATTCGTCAATGATTTGTTCAAACTCTTTCTCTTTAATCTTCATATTAATTCTTTTTAGTTAAGGGTTTGAAAACTAACAATATAAATATTGAGTAATGTAATATTATTGAAATGATAGGAAAAGCACTTAGCTCTGAAATTCTTGATTTAATTATTTCAATCATCTCTGGTGAATTATTTGAATTACTCATTATCAGATTAATGATTTTATAGTCTTTTAGTGATAAAATAACTTCAAATGGCAAACAGATAAGAACAATCATTAAGGAAATAAATAACCATCCATTGGCTTTTAGACTTATCTTTGATAAAAATAAGAAGGCAGCACTGAAAACGATAAAAACAATATAACTTATCAATGAAATAGTAAAAACCGGTAGCAATTCGAAAAAAACAGGTTTCAAATCAATATTAGTTAAAGCACTTTTCAGAATTAGAGAATTATTCTGGCCAAGGTCAAAAAAATTATAAATACTGAAAAGTTTAACTGAATATGAACCTAACCACAAAGTGCCTGAAGTAATAGCAATAGTAAGAAATATTTTTGATGTGAGTGATAATCGCTGCATAATACTCTGGAATTTTTAATCCAAAAATAATAAGATTAAAGTTTTGAAGGATAGTCTTTAATTAAAACATCCTTCTGCTTAATAGTTTTTGTTTTCTAATATCGTATCTCTGAGGTATTGTGGATCAGATTCCGGATAATCTATATTAAAATGTAATCCTCTGCTTTCCTTCCTCTTTTGAGCTGACTTAATGATAACATGTGCGCAAGCTATGAGATTTCTTGCTTCCAGAATAGTTTGAAAAATTTTTGTCTTTTTGTAAAGTATTTCATTTTCTTCAAAAAGCATAGAAATTCTTTTCTGTGCACGACGAAGTCTTTCATTTGAACGGACAATTCCAACATAATCCCACATTGTATGTTTGACTTCTTTAATGTTGTGAGTTACTAAAACCTTCTCATCATAAGTAAGAGTGCCTGAGTCATCCCAATCAGGAAAATCCGGGATTGCCTCTTTATAATATGACAAAAACTGTTTTATATCTTTTGCAGCTCTGTAAGAAAATACAATCGCTTCAAGCAATGAATTACTTGCTAGTCTGTTTGCTCCGTGAACACCAGTCATCGAAACTTCTCCACAAGCATAAAGCCCATTCAATGAAGAACGGCTATTTATATCTACTACTATTCCTCCGCAAGCATAATGAGCGGCTGGAACAACAGGAATCATTTGTTTAGTTATGTCAATACCAAACTTTAAACAAGTATTGTAAATATTAGGAAAGTGATCAATTATTTCATCTGAACTTTTATGAGTTATATCAAGATAGACGAATTCATCACCTGATCTCTTTAATTCACTATCAATTGATCTAGCGACTATATCTCGTGGGGCAAGTTCTTTTCGTTCATCGTATTTATGCATAAACTCTTCGCCATTTTTGGTTCGGAGAATTCCTCCGAAACCTCTTACAGCTTCTGAGATTAAAAAAGATCTTGAATCGAATTCAGGTAAATTTGCTGAGCCATATAATGCTGTTGGGTGAAATTGGATGAATTCCATATTTCCTAATTTAACTCCTGCTCTGTAAGCCATTGCAAAACCATCTCCTGTAGCAATCTTTGGATTTGTTGTATGAAGATAAACTTGTCCTAATCCACCAGTGGCCAAAATTGTAGCTTTGGCAGTAATTTTTATTACTTGATTGTTCAGACAATTAAGTAGGTAAGCTCCCCAGCAATTCTGATTTTCTAACCGGATGCTTTGGTTCAAATTCAAATTATGTTCGGTCAATAAATCTATTGCTACAAAATTTTCAAGTACCTGAATATTTTTTCTTCGAGATACTGCCTCGATTAACGCTCGTTCAATTTCTTTTCCGGTAAAATCCTTTGCGTGAAGAATTCTCGGCATAGAATGACCACCTTCTCTGGCTAGATCAAATCCATCATCTTTTTTTGTGAATTGAGTGCCAATCTCAATTAAATCTTTAATTCTTTCCGGACCTTCTTTCACCATTAATTCTACTGATTCTCTTCTGCAAAGACCAGCTCCGGCTATCAAAGTGTCTTCAATATGCTTCTCAAATGAATCGTGTTGATCAATAACAGAAGCAATTCCACCCTGAGCATAATTTGTATTCGATTCAGCTTTTTCCTTTTTGGTAACAACAATTACATCAGCAAAGTCAGAAATTTTCAAAGCTGCGAAAAGTCCGGCAATGCCGCTGCCAATTATTAAAACATCGGTTTTCATTTATGAATTTTCTAATGAATTAAAAAAATTTTTGATTGAATGAATAGTGCAACTAATATTATAATCCATATTGAGATTGAAAGTATAAAAGATAAAAATCTCGATTTCAAAAAAACATTTAATCCAATTGTCAAAAGAAATATAGACCATAAAATCATTAGAATTTCGAGAATAAGTAAAAAATAAAAAATGCTTTCTTTTATCTGATAAGGATAAGGATTGTTAGAAAAAAGATATTCACCATAAAATACTAACTCTATAGGAAACAATATAAATATTGATAATAAACTCGGAACGAATGAATATGTTATTACTGAAAATATATCTCTGAATCTGGTTTTAATTTTTTTAAGTGCAAAAATTTTTGAAGATATGAACGAGATTAACATCAGTACTATAAATGTAAGTAGAATTGAAATTCCAAGTGACAATAATAAACTCAACTCAATTTCATTATGTACAAAAGGGACAGAAATAAATCTCGAGATGATTAAAAATCGTATCGAAAGTAATAAAGCTATAAACAATACATAATTCTTATGTTCAGAAAATTTTATTTTGTAAAAGGCTTCTGATGGACTGTCAATTAATCTTAGTAGTGTTTCCCCTAAGTCAATGTTTACGATTCTTTCGCGAAGGAATGATTTACAATTTTTGCATTTGTATTCAAAGTCAAAATTCAGACTTCCACAATTAGAGCAAGGTATTTCGTTTCTGTAACTCAATTGAGTTTTATCCTAAGATTAATCTGAAAATCATTTCTTCCAAAATCATCGTTCACATTAAAATCAAATAAATGTGCATCAACATATGCATCGATTAAGTTAAGTAAATAAAGTAAACCCAAATAAATAGTGAAGTTATCCCGCTGATCTCTGTAAAAATTTCTTAATCTTCTGTAGTATTCGTTTTGAGTTGACTGATATAATGATTTGTAATCATTGTATAATTTATCATTATCTATCCAGTTATAAACAAACCAGGCAGCAGTTCCCCAGATGACAGGAATTTTCCAGTAAGATTCATTATAAAATTGTCCCCAACCAGGAATTACAGCACTTCTTGCAACAGCGCCCCAGGGAGATTTCGTCATTTGAAAAGTTGTATCTGATAAGGATGGATTTAACGAATTATTTTCAGCATTCTGTGAATGAGAAAATTCAGAAAAGATGATAAAGAAAAAAATTATCTTAACTGTAAGTCTTATTAATGATTTCGAATAATTCAAGCAGTCTTTCCAGTTCATCGTTTGAGTAAAATTCGATTTTGATTTCGCCTGTACCATCTTTTCGCTGAGAACAAACCACTTTGGTTCCAAAAATTCTTCTCAATCTGTCCTCAAGATCGTGAGTATGAATATTTGAGTACGAATTCACACCAACCGAAATAACATCTGACTTTTTTGAATCTGAGGGTTTTTTGCCAATGGATTTTGCAAGCTTCTCTACTTTTCTTACTGATAGACCGTCCTTTAATATTTTCTCGAAAGCAAAAAGTTGAATCTGTTCATTCGGTAAACTTATCAAAGCTCTTGCATGACCCATAGATATTTCTTCTTTTATTAAAGCATTCTGAATTCTCTCAGGTAATTTTAATAGTCGAATTGTATTTGCTATTGTTGTTCTATCTTTACCAACTTTTTCAGCAATTTCTTCCTGAGTTAAATGGCATTCTTCCATCAGTCGTTTATACGCTTTGGCAACCTCAATGGGATTAAGATGTTCCCGCTGAATATTTTCTATTAAAGCTAATGCAAGAAGAATCTCATCTGATTCAACTTTTATAATATAAGCCGGAATTTCTTTATAACCAATATCTTTAAAAGCTCTTAATCTTCTTTCACCAGAAATTAATTGATATCTTTTGCCCTGAATTCTTCGCACTGTAATTGGTTGAATTAATCCATTGATTAAAATTGATTTTTTTAATTCCTCGAGTGCAGCGGTATCAAAATTAGTTCTTGGTTGAAATGGATTTGGTGATATCAGGTCAACAGCTATTTTAGCAAGTATATCAACCTGTTTTCCATCATCAAGTTTGATGTTTGAAAGGTCTGTTACTTTTTCACCACTCTTATCTTCGATTAAATTCGGATTGATAAGGGCATCAAGTCCTCTTCCTAAACTGGATTTCATCTTACTCATTACCTTGTTTATTATTTACAATTATTGAGTTTCTTTCTAATAGTTCTGCTGCAAGCGACATATAGTTTTTTGCACCTGAAGAAATAGCATCATACAGTATTATTGGTTTACCATAACTTGGTGCCTCAGATATTCTGACATTTCTGTGAATGACAGTGTTATAAACTTTATCTCCAAAATATTTTCTCACTTCTTCGGCAACCTGATGAGACAATCTTAATCTTGTATCAAACATTGTAAGTAAAACACCTTCTATTGAAAGAGATGGATTGAAATGCTTTTTAACAATGTTAATAGTATTAAGAAGTTGACCTAGTCCTTCCAATGCGAAGTATTCACATTGAACAGGAATAAGGACAGAATCAGACGCTGTTAAAGCATTTAGTGTAAGCAATCCCAACGATGGTGGGCAATCAATCAGGATAAAATCATATTCAGTATTTATTTCTTTTAAGGCATTTTTCAATTTTGCTTCTCTACCTTCAACATCAACTAATTCTATTTCTGCACCAACGAGATTTATATTAGATGGTAGCAAATCTAAAAAAGGCATAAAGGTATTGATTATAACATCGTTAATATTCTTTGTGCCTGCTAATACATCATAAACGGAAATCTGTTGATTTGTAACACTTAATCCAGAAGATGAATTTGCCTGAGGATCAATATCTACAAGTAAAGTTTTCTTTTCTGCAGCTGCAAGTAGGGAAGACAAATTAATTGCTGTAGTTGTCTTCCCTACTCCACCTTTCTGATTTGCTATCGATATAATTTTTGCCATTAAATACTATTTTAATTTTAGTGTGCTAAAATAAATTTTATCTGCTTGACTAAAAAGTAATCTATATATCAATCTCATCACCAAAATTCAGTATTCTGCAATTGAATCCTTTTGCAGTAACCTTAGCTTTGAATTCTTCAGGGTCAGCTTGAATTAAACCGAAAGTGTTATAATGCATCGGGACTACATTTTTTGGTTGAACCAGTTCAACAGCTTTAACTGCATCTGTAATTCCCATTGTAAAATTATCTCCAATCGGACAAAGCATATATTCAATCGGATTATTCATTTCACCAATCAGTTTCATATCATAGAAAAGACCTGTATCACCTGTGTGATAAATGTTTTTTCCTTCAACAGTAAGAACAACGCCTGCCGGCTCGCCGGCATATTGACCATCAGGCGTAATGGAACCGTGATGTGCAATTGTAAACTTAACTCTTCCAAAATCAAATTGATGGGAACCTCCAATGTGCATGTTATGAGCTTTCATTCCTTTTGATTTAAGCCATTCTGCTAATTCATTTACAGTGATGAAAAGCGAGTTACATCTCTTTGCAATTTTTAATGCATCACCGAGATGATCACCATGAGCATGAGTAAGAACAATAAAATCAGCATCAACCTGGTTAGACTTAGTTTTACTAACGGGATTATCATCCAAAAAAGGATCGATAAGAATTGAATGCTTACCTGATTTAATCTGAAAAGCCGAGTGACCAAAATATTTTAGTTTCATATTTACCTCTCTATTTATGAGATGATTTTATAAAATGATTTCAGTGTTCTGCTTTTAATGAATTTAGTTAATTCATCTTCAAATTCATGCTGAAGTAAATTTCTTTTTTCGCGTATTTTAACTTCAAGTTGATCACTTACAGGAACATTTTCATTCTTTAACGAATTAATATTCTCAAGAAAGACATCAAGATCACGAACAGAGCCCGATAAGTCCTGAAGTTTTTCAATTTTGTTATACAATCTCATAAATAATTTCTTTTCATAACAGACTAAAAATAATTCCATATTATAACGAACTCGTCTCAGAGCTATTCTAACATCGTGTAAAGGTTCTATTTCATTTGTTTTGAAATATTCATCTATAAAGTATAAAAGATTATCTAATCTGTTTTTGAGAATGATATTTGCAATTTTAAGCAAATGTTTTGAGTAGCGCAGTTTTTCTATTTTCCACTTTTTCTTTGACATATTAAATCATCAATACTTTGATAAATCCTTTTATTGCCTGAATAGATTTCATTTTACTCTCCTGATTTCCGTAAATTGTTGGTATGTCAATGAAACTAATTTTAAAATTTTCTCTTGCTGCCTTCACTATTATCTCGCTTTCAGCTTCAAAACCATGAAATTCCGTCTTAATTTTTTCAAGGACTTTCAAACGATAAGCTCGGAACCCACATTGACTATCTTTTATTTCAACTCCCAATTTTTTAGAAAGAAGAATCGAAGTTAACTTATTACTTAATCTTCGATGAAGCGGCATAGTTCTTAAGTTATTCAATCTGTTACCGATAACGATATCGTAATTTTTAATGCCCTCAATGAACAGTGGAATAAGTTCGGGTTCGTGTTGCTCATCAGCGTCAAGAGTAACAATTATGTCGGATTTGAGTTCAACAGCTTTATCAAATCCTTTCTGAAGGGCAAATCCTTTTCCAAAATTCATTTCATTTCGAATTAAAATAACTCTTTCAATATCATTCAATAAGTCCGAAGATTTATCAGTTGAACCGTCATCAATTGCTATAATAAAATCTACAAAATTTAAAGTCCTTCTGACAACATTAAATACAAATTTTTTTTCATTAAAAAACGGAATAACCGCAACAATTTTAATTTTTCTTTCTGAGCTGTTCAATAAAACTTTTCCATCCCGTTTGATGAGTTTGTCTTGTTGCATTTAATAATCTATTAATAAGAGCTTCTTTAGATAATCCCATTGTCAATTCACCGTTTTCAGCAACCGAAATGCTTCCGGTTTCTTCGGAAACAATTACACTAATTACATCTGCCTGTTCAGAAATTCCCAAACCGGCGCGATGTCTCATACCTAAAGAATTTCCCTGCCAGGAAGTTGTTGGGGAAAGTGGTAGAGTGCAACCTGCTGCTTCAATAATATCACCTTTAACGATTACTGCTCCATCGTGCAATGGAGAGCGCGGGAAGAATATTGAGATTAACAAAGACTTAGTAAGTTTGGCATTAATAATATCACCTGTTTCAGCAAATCCTCTGATACCAGATGATTTCACTACGACAATTAAAGCACCATGTTGATGTTGAGATAATTCATAAGCAGCTTCAGCAATAACTTTCGCTGATTCATTAACTTCTTGTCTGAAAAATTTCTTTATAAAAGGATTACGTGCAAGTATAACCAATAACCTTCTGATTTCGGGCTGAAACAGAATCACGAATGCAATTACCCATACATCAGTGATTAATTTCAATAACCAGCTTACCGCTCGTAAATGAATTACCTGTGCAATGAAGGAGAAGAAAAGTATAATGAGCAAACCAATAAAAATC contains:
- a CDS encoding YIP1 family protein; translated protein: MSYRNEIPCSNCGSLNFDFEYKCKNCKSFLRERIVNIDLGETLLRLIDSPSEAFYKIKFSEHKNYVLFIALLLSIRFLIISRFISVPFVHNEIELSLLLSLGISILLTFIVLMLISFISSKIFALKKIKTRFRDIFSVITYSFVPSLLSIFILFPIELVFYGEYLFSNNPYPYQIKESIFYFLLILEILMILWSIFLLTIGLNVFLKSRFLSFILSISIWIIILVALFIQSKIFLIH
- a CDS encoding glycosyltransferase family 2 protein; amino-acid sequence: MNSSERKIKIVAVIPFFNEKKFVFNVVRRTLNFVDFIIAIDDGSTDKSSDLLNDIERVILIRNEMNFGKGFALQKGFDKAVELKSDIIVTLDADEQHEPELIPLFIEGIKNYDIVIGNRLNNLRTMPLHRRLSNKLTSILLSKKLGVEIKDSQCGFRAYRLKVLEKIKTEFHGFEAESEIIVKAARENFKISFIDIPTIYGNQESKMKSIQAIKGFIKVLMI
- a CDS encoding type II 3-dehydroquinate dehydratase, which produces MKILILNGPNLNLIAQRDKSNYGGKDFNIILEELKKEFQDVIFSYFQSNSEGELIDKIHEASKIYDGLIINPGGYAHTSVAIKDALEICKIPKIEVHLSNLAQREDFRQNLLTASSCDGYISGLKDLGYYLAVIAVKRLNSERSYT
- a CDS encoding CHAD domain-containing protein, with the translated sequence MSKKKWKIEKLRYSKHLLKIANIILKNRLDNLLYFIDEYFKTNEIEPLHDVRIALRRVRYNMELFLVCYEKKLFMRLYNKIEKLQDLSGSVRDLDVFLENINSLKNENVPVSDQLEVKIREKRNLLQHEFEDELTKFIKSRTLKSFYKIIS
- a CDS encoding ParB/RepB/Spo0J family partition protein — its product is MKSSLGRGLDALINPNLIEDKSGEKVTDLSNIKLDDGKQVDILAKIAVDLISPNPFQPRTNFDTAALEELKKSILINGLIQPITVRRIQGKRYQLISGERRLRAFKDIGYKEIPAYIIKVESDEILLALALIENIQREHLNPIEVAKAYKRLMEECHLTQEEIAEKVGKDRTTIANTIRLLKLPERIQNALIKEEISMGHARALISLPNEQIQLFAFEKILKDGLSVRKVEKLAKSIGKKPSDSKKSDVISVGVNSYSNIHTHDLEDRLRRIFGTKVVCSQRKDGTGEIKIEFYSNDELERLLELFEIINKTYS
- a CDS encoding MerR family transcriptional regulator, translating into MKDLSIKKLYYSISEVSKLTGIEQYILRYWETEFEQLKPQKNRAGNRIYTNKDIQLILYIKNLLRERKYTIEGAKKILENYSSEKLTEEQPQTIETEVVKSKVEEVNPGTRDKQVLKKDLEELKNLLEFFLAKL
- a CDS encoding metal-dependent hydrolase, which codes for MKLKYFGHSAFQIKSGKHSILIDPFLDDNPVSKTKSNQVDADFIVLTHAHGDHLGDALKIAKRCNSLFITVNELAEWLKSKGMKAHNMHIGGSHQFDFGRVKFTIAHHGSITPDGQYAGEPAGVVLTVEGKNIYHTGDTGLFYDMKLIGEMNNPIEYMLCPIGDNFTMGITDAVKAVELVQPKNVVPMHYNTFGLIQADPEEFKAKVTAKGFNCRILNFGDEIDI
- a CDS encoding DUF5683 domain-containing protein, producing MNYSKSLIRLTVKIIFFFIIFSEFSHSQNAENNSLNPSLSDTTFQMTKSPWGAVARSAVIPGWGQFYNESYWKIPVIWGTAAWFVYNWIDNDKLYNDYKSLYQSTQNEYYRRLRNFYRDQRDNFTIYLGLLYLLNLIDAYVDAHLFDFNVNDDFGRNDFQINLRIKLN
- the nadB gene encoding L-aspartate oxidase; the protein is MKTDVLIIGSGIAGLFAALKISDFADVIVVTKKEKAESNTNYAQGGIASVIDQHDSFEKHIEDTLIAGAGLCRRESVELMVKEGPERIKDLIEIGTQFTKKDDGFDLAREGGHSMPRILHAKDFTGKEIERALIEAVSRRKNIQVLENFVAIDLLTEHNLNLNQSIRLENQNCWGAYLLNCLNNQVIKITAKATILATGGLGQVYLHTTNPKIATGDGFAMAYRAGVKLGNMEFIQFHPTALYGSANLPEFDSRSFLISEAVRGFGGILRTKNGEEFMHKYDERKELAPRDIVARSIDSELKRSGDEFVYLDITHKSSDEIIDHFPNIYNTCLKFGIDITKQMIPVVPAAHYACGGIVVDINSRSSLNGLYACGEVSMTGVHGANRLASNSLLEAIVFSYRAAKDIKQFLSYYKEAIPDFPDWDDSGTLTYDEKVLVTHNIKEVKHTMWDYVGIVRSNERLRRAQKRISMLFEENEILYKKTKIFQTILEARNLIACAHVIIKSAQKRKESRGLHFNIDYPESDPQYLRDTILENKNY
- a CDS encoding alpha/beta fold hydrolase, producing the protein MKKLIILSVLLIQSTSLIFSQSILDDSEQKYKIIGDFLTESNETIKDCKLGFRTFGTVNSDSSNIILYCTWFGGNSEAIGRLIRKYQFIDTTRYFIIAVDALGNGVSSSPSNYPAKFPEITIKDMINAQYTFLKNHFNLKKVFAIIGGSMGSMQALQWSVTYPDFAKKIIAYVPSPKLSSYDMLWINTQIKLIETLRKNKSSEREIKTLSDMMTALYSRTSDYIAENIKPEKFDEYLNSFNKEPDKIFTIDNYLSQIKAILKFDISKDFEGDLNKAANQIRSKLFMIISKRDMMVNPTYSYQLADMTGCRTLILDNNCGHLAVTCEIDKVRKSIDDFLKD
- the cdaA gene encoding diadenylate cyclase CdaA; the protein is MIDLFKIGFLTITLSDVIDIAIVSFIFYKLYTILRGTVAAQIFIGLLIILFFSFIAQVIHLRAVSWLLKLITDVWVIAFVILFQPEIRRLLVILARNPFIKKFFRQEVNESAKVIAEAAYELSQHQHGALIVVVKSSGIRGFAETGDIINAKLTKSLLISIFFPRSPLHDGAVIVKGDIIEAAGCTLPLSPTTSWQGNSLGMRHRAGLGISEQADVISVIVSEETGSISVAENGELTMGLSKEALINRLLNATRQTHQTGWKSFIEQLRKKN
- a CDS encoding ParA family protein, whose protein sequence is MAKIISIANQKGGVGKTTTAINLSSLLAAAEKKTLLVDIDPQANSSSGLSVTNQQISVYDVLAGTKNINDVIINTFMPFLDLLPSNINLVGAEIELVDVEGREAKLKNALKEINTEYDFILIDCPPSLGLLTLNALTASDSVLIPVQCEYFALEGLGQLLNTINIVKKHFNPSLSIEGVLLTMFDTRLRLSHQVAEEVRKYFGDKVYNTVIHRNVRISEAPSYGKPIILYDAISSGAKNYMSLAAELLERNSIIVNNKQGNE